A DNA window from Oscarella lobularis chromosome 8, ooOscLobu1.1, whole genome shotgun sequence contains the following coding sequences:
- the LOC136190703 gene encoding probable beta-galactosidase 2 isoform X3, which yields MHSFVLALCLLTFCYGYDVTYDSRSIAVNGSRVLLTSGAIHYPRSTPAMWPDLLAKAKANGLNTIQTYVFWNLHEPLQGEYDFSDRKNLSYFLQLAHDNGFYLTLRIGPFVQAECDFGGIPVWLNWIPDIEFRVYNQPWMAAMTQWMKYIVAYIEPYLAKNGGPIILTQIENEYHIGDMKYVAWCGQLADSLHTGTPWVMCNGASANNTINTCNSCDCSEYADSHSKMHPHQPLMWTELWQRHENWGNAQFERDPRDVAFVVANWIGKGGSHFNYYMWHGGNNYERFAAGGITQFYQDNAVLHSDGTTNEPKYTHLGTLHHLLGEHADILLHGSSSVVPVPFWNISSHQWEKGSEQVAYQYKLKGQSLSFLVNSAESPSVVSVLYEKKNFSLSNHSVIILDSSLMVLYNTNELPVIGSSQSYHKLHDEPLQWTAWHDTCNSSTCHLLKEIESTQPLEQIKITRDQTEYLWYRTNVTVDKTGEISLSIGTISSSLILVYLNGKMQGHFMDVSPAYGKRSASLTVDVLSKGTHLLEVLSVSLGIQAHVTNNQFAIKGITGGILLDKMNITESHWIHRPFLLGEELKIFDAAGVGSVTWEENTGEYVGKALTWFKASFIAHSSKGAVFVNASGLSQGHIYVNGHDVFANWRELHQSTLQCALP from the exons ATGCATTCGTTTGTGCTGGCTCTGTGTCTTCTTACATTCTGTTACGGCTACGACGTCACTTACGACAGCAGAAGCATTGCCGTGAACGGCAGTCGGGTGCTGCTTACTTCGGGGGCTATTCACTACCCTCGAAGTACCCCGGCAATGTGGCCCGATCTTTTAGCCAAGGCGAAAGCGAACGGTCTCAATACGATACAGACGTACGTCTTTTGGAATCTGCACGAACCGCTTCAAGGCGAATACGATTTCTCCGACCGTAAGAACTTGAGCTACTTTCTCCAGTTGGCACATGATAATGGATTCTATTTAACGCTGCGGATTGGACCGTTTGTGCAAGCTGAGTGCGATTTCGGTGGTATACCCGTTTGGCTCAATTGGATACCGGACATTGAATTTCGAGTCTACAACCAACCTTGGATGGCAGCAATGACTCAGTGGATGAAGTATATAGTTGCTTATATAGAGCCTTATTTAGCTAAAAACGGAGGCCCTATTATATTAACTCAG ATTGAGAATGAATATCATATTGGTGACATGAAATATGTGGCTTGGTGTGGGCAGCTTGCCGATTCGTTGCATACAGGAACGCCGTGGGTTATGTGCAACGGAGCGAGTGCTAACAACACGATAAAT aCTTGTAATAGCTGCGATTGCAGTGAGTATGCAGATAGTCACTCAAAAATGCATCCACATCAGCCTCTCATGTGGACAGAACTTTGGCAAAGACATGAAAATTGGGGAAAC GCCCAATTTGAGCGCGATCCTCGAGACGTTGCATTTGTGGTTGCAAACTGGATTGGGAAGGGTGGCTCACACTTTAACTACTACATGTGGCACGGTGGAAACAACTACGAGAGATTTGCTGCGGGAGGAATCACGCAATTTTATCAG GACAATGCTGTACTACACAGCGACGGAACAACAAACGAACCGAAGTATACTCACCTGGGAACTCTCCATCATTTGCTTG GAGAGCACGCTGACATATTGCTTCACGGAAGCTCGTCAGTTGTTCCTGTGCCGTTCTGGAACATTAGCTCTCATCAGTGGGAGAAGGGGTCTGAGCAA GTGGCCTATCAGTATAAACTGAAAGGCCAGTCGTTATCGTTTTTGGTGAACAGTGCAGAGAGTCCTTCTGTTGTCAGCGTTTTGTatgaaaagaagaacttcAGCTTGAGCAATCATTCTGTGATCATTTTGGATTCCTCTTTGATG GTTCTGTACAATACTAATGAATTGCCCGTAATTGGGTCGTCTCAATCGTATCACAAACTTCATGACGAGCCGCTTCAGTGGACGGCTTGGCATGACACGTGCAACTCATCAACGTGTCATTTACTGAAAG AGATTGAATCCACGCAGCCTTTGGAACAGATAAAGATAACAAGGGATCAGACAGAATACTTGTGGTATCGAACCAACGTAACTGTTGACAAAACAG GAGAAATAAGCCTTTCCATTGGAACAATCAGTTCAAGTCTCATCCTCGTCTATCTCAACGGAAAAATGCAGGGTCATTTTATGGATGTCAGTCCAGCATACGGCAAACGATCTG CTTCACTTACCGTGGATGTGCTTTCGAAGGGCACGCATCTACTTGAAGTCCTATCTGTTTCGTTGGGAATTCAAGCCCACGTAACAAACAATCAGTTCGCCATAAAGGGCATTACCGGCGGTATTCTACTGGACAAAATGAACATTACGGAAAG CCACTGGATACACCGGCCTTTTTTGCTCGGTGAAGAACTCAAAATCTTTGATGCTGCCGGCGTGGGAAGCGTCACTTGGGAAGAGAATACTGGAGAGTACGTTGGAAAAGCGTTGACGTGGTTTAAG GCAAGTTTTATTGCACACTCATCAAAAGGAGCCGTCTTTGTCAACGCGAGTGGTCTCAGTCAAGGTCACATTTACGTCAACGGTCATGAT gtATTTGCTAATTGGAGGGAATTGCACCAATCAACGTTGCAATGTGCACTACCTTGA
- the LOC136190703 gene encoding probable beta-galactosidase 2 isoform X1, which yields MHSFVLALCLLTFCYGYDVTYDSRSIAVNGSRVLLTSGAIHYPRSTPAMWPDLLAKAKANGLNTIQTYVFWNLHEPLQGEYDFSDRKNLSYFLQLAHDNGFYLTLRIGPFVQAECDFGGIPVWLNWIPDIEFRVYNQPWMAAMTQWMKYIVAYIEPYLAKNGGPIILTQIENEYHIGDMKYVAWCGQLADSLHTGTPWVMCNGASANNTINTCNSCDCSEYADSHSKMHPHQPLMWTELWQRHENWGNAQFERDPRDVAFVVANWIGKGGSHFNYYMWHGGNNYERFAAGGITQFYQDNAVLHSDGTTNEPKYTHLGTLHHLLGEHADILLHGSSSVVPVPFWNISSHQWEKGSEQVAYQYKLKGQSLSFLVNSAESPSVVSVLYEKKNFSLSNHSVIILDSSLMVLYNTNELPVIGSSQSYHKLHDEPLQWTAWHDTCNSSTCHLLKEIESTQPLEQIKITRDQTEYLWYRTNVTVDKTGEISLSIGTISSSLILVYLNGKMQGHFMDVSPAYGKRSASLTVDVLSKGTHLLEVLSVSLGIQAHVTNNQFAIKGITGGILLDKMNITESHWIHRPFLLGEELKIFDAAGVGSVTWEENTGEYVGKALTWFKASFIAHSSKGAVFVNASGLSQGHIYVNGHDVGRYLLIGGNCTNQRCNVHYLEDACGKPTQSLYHVPPDWLHDTKENLLVICEVLGAYMLDHVSIVQKQ from the exons ATGCATTCGTTTGTGCTGGCTCTGTGTCTTCTTACATTCTGTTACGGCTACGACGTCACTTACGACAGCAGAAGCATTGCCGTGAACGGCAGTCGGGTGCTGCTTACTTCGGGGGCTATTCACTACCCTCGAAGTACCCCGGCAATGTGGCCCGATCTTTTAGCCAAGGCGAAAGCGAACGGTCTCAATACGATACAGACGTACGTCTTTTGGAATCTGCACGAACCGCTTCAAGGCGAATACGATTTCTCCGACCGTAAGAACTTGAGCTACTTTCTCCAGTTGGCACATGATAATGGATTCTATTTAACGCTGCGGATTGGACCGTTTGTGCAAGCTGAGTGCGATTTCGGTGGTATACCCGTTTGGCTCAATTGGATACCGGACATTGAATTTCGAGTCTACAACCAACCTTGGATGGCAGCAATGACTCAGTGGATGAAGTATATAGTTGCTTATATAGAGCCTTATTTAGCTAAAAACGGAGGCCCTATTATATTAACTCAG ATTGAGAATGAATATCATATTGGTGACATGAAATATGTGGCTTGGTGTGGGCAGCTTGCCGATTCGTTGCATACAGGAACGCCGTGGGTTATGTGCAACGGAGCGAGTGCTAACAACACGATAAAT aCTTGTAATAGCTGCGATTGCAGTGAGTATGCAGATAGTCACTCAAAAATGCATCCACATCAGCCTCTCATGTGGACAGAACTTTGGCAAAGACATGAAAATTGGGGAAAC GCCCAATTTGAGCGCGATCCTCGAGACGTTGCATTTGTGGTTGCAAACTGGATTGGGAAGGGTGGCTCACACTTTAACTACTACATGTGGCACGGTGGAAACAACTACGAGAGATTTGCTGCGGGAGGAATCACGCAATTTTATCAG GACAATGCTGTACTACACAGCGACGGAACAACAAACGAACCGAAGTATACTCACCTGGGAACTCTCCATCATTTGCTTG GAGAGCACGCTGACATATTGCTTCACGGAAGCTCGTCAGTTGTTCCTGTGCCGTTCTGGAACATTAGCTCTCATCAGTGGGAGAAGGGGTCTGAGCAA GTGGCCTATCAGTATAAACTGAAAGGCCAGTCGTTATCGTTTTTGGTGAACAGTGCAGAGAGTCCTTCTGTTGTCAGCGTTTTGTatgaaaagaagaacttcAGCTTGAGCAATCATTCTGTGATCATTTTGGATTCCTCTTTGATG GTTCTGTACAATACTAATGAATTGCCCGTAATTGGGTCGTCTCAATCGTATCACAAACTTCATGACGAGCCGCTTCAGTGGACGGCTTGGCATGACACGTGCAACTCATCAACGTGTCATTTACTGAAAG AGATTGAATCCACGCAGCCTTTGGAACAGATAAAGATAACAAGGGATCAGACAGAATACTTGTGGTATCGAACCAACGTAACTGTTGACAAAACAG GAGAAATAAGCCTTTCCATTGGAACAATCAGTTCAAGTCTCATCCTCGTCTATCTCAACGGAAAAATGCAGGGTCATTTTATGGATGTCAGTCCAGCATACGGCAAACGATCTG CTTCACTTACCGTGGATGTGCTTTCGAAGGGCACGCATCTACTTGAAGTCCTATCTGTTTCGTTGGGAATTCAAGCCCACGTAACAAACAATCAGTTCGCCATAAAGGGCATTACCGGCGGTATTCTACTGGACAAAATGAACATTACGGAAAG CCACTGGATACACCGGCCTTTTTTGCTCGGTGAAGAACTCAAAATCTTTGATGCTGCCGGCGTGGGAAGCGTCACTTGGGAAGAGAATACTGGAGAGTACGTTGGAAAAGCGTTGACGTGGTTTAAG GCAAGTTTTATTGCACACTCATCAAAAGGAGCCGTCTTTGTCAACGCGAGTGGTCTCAGTCAAGGTCACATTTACGTCAACGGTCATGATGTAGGAAG gtATTTGCTAATTGGAGGGAATTGCACCAATCAACGTTGCAATGTGCACTACCTTGAAGACGCGTGCGGAAAACCTACTCAGTCTTTGT ATCATGTTCCCCCCGATTGGCTGCATGATACAAAGGAGAACCTTTTAGTTATTTGTGAGGTCCTAGGCGCTTACATGCTGGATCATGTGAGCATCGTTCAAAAGCAATAG
- the LOC136190703 gene encoding probable beta-galactosidase 2 isoform X2: MHSFVLALCLLTFCYGYDVTYDSRSIAVNGSRVLLTSGAIHYPRSTPAMWPDLLAKAKANGLNTIQTYVFWNLHEPLQGEYDFSDRKNLSYFLQLAHDNGFYLTLRIGPFVQAECDFGGIPVWLNWIPDIEFRVYNQPWMAAMTQWMKYIVAYIEPYLAKNGGPIILTQIENEYHIGDMKYVAWCGQLADSLHTGTPWVMCNGASANNTINTCNSCDCSEYADSHSKMHPHQPLMWTELWQRHENWGNAQFERDPRDVAFVVANWIGKGGSHFNYYMWHGGNNYERFAAGGITQFYQDNAVLHSDGTTNEPKYTHLGTLHHLLGEHADILLHGSSSVVPVPFWNISSHQWEKGSEQVAYQYKLKGQSLSFLVNSAESPSVVSVLYEKKNFSLSNHSVIILDSSLMVLYNTNELPVIGSSQSYHKLHDEPLQWTAWHDTCNSSTCHLLKEIESTQPLEQIKITRDQTEYLWYRTNVTVDKTGEISLSIGTISSSLILVYLNGKMQGHFMDVSPAYGKRSASLTVDVLSKGTHLLEVLSVSLGIQAHVTNNQFAIKGITGGILLDKMNITESHWIHRPFLLGEELKIFDAAGVGSVTWEENTGELLSKLAHLCRQVLLHTHQKEPSLSTRVVSVKVTFTSTVMMYLLIGGNCTNQRCNVHYLEDACGKPTQSLYHVPPDWLHDTKENLLVICEVLGAYMLDHVSIVQKQ, encoded by the exons ATGCATTCGTTTGTGCTGGCTCTGTGTCTTCTTACATTCTGTTACGGCTACGACGTCACTTACGACAGCAGAAGCATTGCCGTGAACGGCAGTCGGGTGCTGCTTACTTCGGGGGCTATTCACTACCCTCGAAGTACCCCGGCAATGTGGCCCGATCTTTTAGCCAAGGCGAAAGCGAACGGTCTCAATACGATACAGACGTACGTCTTTTGGAATCTGCACGAACCGCTTCAAGGCGAATACGATTTCTCCGACCGTAAGAACTTGAGCTACTTTCTCCAGTTGGCACATGATAATGGATTCTATTTAACGCTGCGGATTGGACCGTTTGTGCAAGCTGAGTGCGATTTCGGTGGTATACCCGTTTGGCTCAATTGGATACCGGACATTGAATTTCGAGTCTACAACCAACCTTGGATGGCAGCAATGACTCAGTGGATGAAGTATATAGTTGCTTATATAGAGCCTTATTTAGCTAAAAACGGAGGCCCTATTATATTAACTCAG ATTGAGAATGAATATCATATTGGTGACATGAAATATGTGGCTTGGTGTGGGCAGCTTGCCGATTCGTTGCATACAGGAACGCCGTGGGTTATGTGCAACGGAGCGAGTGCTAACAACACGATAAAT aCTTGTAATAGCTGCGATTGCAGTGAGTATGCAGATAGTCACTCAAAAATGCATCCACATCAGCCTCTCATGTGGACAGAACTTTGGCAAAGACATGAAAATTGGGGAAAC GCCCAATTTGAGCGCGATCCTCGAGACGTTGCATTTGTGGTTGCAAACTGGATTGGGAAGGGTGGCTCACACTTTAACTACTACATGTGGCACGGTGGAAACAACTACGAGAGATTTGCTGCGGGAGGAATCACGCAATTTTATCAG GACAATGCTGTACTACACAGCGACGGAACAACAAACGAACCGAAGTATACTCACCTGGGAACTCTCCATCATTTGCTTG GAGAGCACGCTGACATATTGCTTCACGGAAGCTCGTCAGTTGTTCCTGTGCCGTTCTGGAACATTAGCTCTCATCAGTGGGAGAAGGGGTCTGAGCAA GTGGCCTATCAGTATAAACTGAAAGGCCAGTCGTTATCGTTTTTGGTGAACAGTGCAGAGAGTCCTTCTGTTGTCAGCGTTTTGTatgaaaagaagaacttcAGCTTGAGCAATCATTCTGTGATCATTTTGGATTCCTCTTTGATG GTTCTGTACAATACTAATGAATTGCCCGTAATTGGGTCGTCTCAATCGTATCACAAACTTCATGACGAGCCGCTTCAGTGGACGGCTTGGCATGACACGTGCAACTCATCAACGTGTCATTTACTGAAAG AGATTGAATCCACGCAGCCTTTGGAACAGATAAAGATAACAAGGGATCAGACAGAATACTTGTGGTATCGAACCAACGTAACTGTTGACAAAACAG GAGAAATAAGCCTTTCCATTGGAACAATCAGTTCAAGTCTCATCCTCGTCTATCTCAACGGAAAAATGCAGGGTCATTTTATGGATGTCAGTCCAGCATACGGCAAACGATCTG CTTCACTTACCGTGGATGTGCTTTCGAAGGGCACGCATCTACTTGAAGTCCTATCTGTTTCGTTGGGAATTCAAGCCCACGTAACAAACAATCAGTTCGCCATAAAGGGCATTACCGGCGGTATTCTACTGGACAAAATGAACATTACGGAAAG CCACTGGATACACCGGCCTTTTTTGCTCGGTGAAGAACTCAAAATCTTTGATGCTGCCGGCGTGGGAAGCGTCACTTGGGAAGAGAATACTGGAGA GTTGTTGTCTAAGCTGGCTCACCTTTGTAGGCAAGTTTTATTGCACACTCATCAAAAGGAGCCGTCTTTGTCAACGCGAGTGGTCTCAGTCAAGGTCACATTTACGTCAACGGTCATGAT gtATTTGCTAATTGGAGGGAATTGCACCAATCAACGTTGCAATGTGCACTACCTTGAAGACGCGTGCGGAAAACCTACTCAGTCTTTGT ATCATGTTCCCCCCGATTGGCTGCATGATACAAAGGAGAACCTTTTAGTTATTTGTGAGGTCCTAGGCGCTTACATGCTGGATCATGTGAGCATCGTTCAAAAGCAATAG